The Deinococcus koreensis genome window below encodes:
- a CDS encoding xanthine dehydrogenase family protein molybdopterin-binding subunit — translation MTDRSEKYFGQALKRKEDPRFITGTGNYTDDIVIPGALHAAMVRSPYAHAKITGIDKDSVKDMPGVVHVLTGQDVKDAGLGSIPVGWLLPELKTPAHPAIALDEANHVGDIVAVVIAETRAQAEDAAAALEVEYQALPAVSSASAALADGAPLVHDDVPGNVAFTWEIGDEAATNEAFNAAPRKVSVKLRNHRLVANPIEPRSSMAQFTPASGEYLLYTTSQNPHIHRLILAAFVMSIPEHKLRVISPDVGGGFGTKIFQYQEEVIVLLATRLLGRPVKWTARRSEAFVSDAQGRDHETVAQLAVSDDGMILGFRVNTLANLGAYQTLFAPAVPTYLYGTLLNGVYKMPVIHAKVTGVMTNTVPVDAYRGAGRPEATYLVERIVDMAAHELGMDPAELRRKNFIQADEFPYQTPVALVYDSGDYEPAMDKAMGMMNYPALREEQKRMKGSNKVLGVGLITFLEACGLAPSALVGQLGAQAGQWESSLVRVHPTGKVELYTGSHSHGQGHETAFPQIAADELQIPIEDIDLIHGDTGRMPYGWGTYGSRSAAVGGSALKMALQKITAKMKKIAAHLLEASEEDIEHEGGVFRIKGAPEKSKSFFDISLMAHLAHNYPADLEPGLEATAFYDPKNFVYPFGTHIAVVEIDTDTGHVKLRNYGCVDDCGPLINPLIVEGQVHGGIAQGVGQALLEDAAYDEDGNFLAGSYMEYAMPRADDVPTFQIDHTVTPSPHNPLGVKGIGEAGTIASTAAVASAVMDALWQECGIKHLDMPFTAEKVWKAIRDARSDMPQAADD, via the coding sequence ATGACGGACAGAAGCGAGAAGTATTTCGGTCAGGCCCTCAAGCGCAAGGAAGACCCGCGCTTCATCACCGGCACCGGCAACTACACCGACGACATCGTGATCCCCGGCGCCCTGCACGCGGCGATGGTTCGCAGTCCCTATGCCCACGCGAAGATCACGGGCATCGACAAGGACTCCGTGAAGGACATGCCCGGCGTGGTGCATGTCCTGACCGGCCAGGACGTCAAGGACGCCGGGCTGGGCAGCATTCCGGTGGGCTGGCTGCTCCCTGAGCTCAAGACCCCGGCCCACCCGGCCATCGCGCTGGATGAGGCGAACCATGTGGGCGACATCGTGGCCGTGGTGATCGCCGAGACGCGCGCCCAGGCCGAGGACGCCGCCGCCGCGCTGGAAGTCGAGTATCAGGCGCTGCCCGCCGTCTCCAGCGCCAGCGCCGCCCTCGCCGACGGCGCGCCGCTGGTGCACGACGACGTGCCCGGCAACGTGGCCTTCACCTGGGAGATCGGCGACGAGGCCGCCACCAACGAGGCTTTCAACGCCGCGCCCCGCAAGGTCAGCGTGAAGCTCCGCAACCACCGGCTGGTCGCCAACCCCATCGAGCCGCGCTCCTCGATGGCGCAGTTCACTCCGGCGAGCGGCGAATACCTGCTGTACACCACCTCGCAGAACCCGCACATCCACCGCCTGATCCTGGCGGCCTTCGTGATGAGCATCCCCGAGCACAAGCTGCGCGTGATCTCGCCCGACGTGGGCGGGGGTTTTGGCACCAAGATCTTCCAGTATCAGGAAGAGGTCATCGTGCTGCTCGCCACGCGGCTGCTGGGCCGCCCGGTCAAGTGGACGGCCCGCCGCTCCGAGGCCTTCGTCAGCGACGCCCAGGGCCGTGACCACGAGACCGTGGCGCAGCTCGCGGTCAGCGACGACGGCATGATCCTGGGCTTCCGGGTGAACACCCTGGCGAACCTCGGCGCGTATCAGACGCTCTTCGCGCCCGCCGTGCCGACCTACCTGTACGGCACGCTGCTGAACGGCGTATACAAGATGCCCGTCATCCACGCCAAGGTCACGGGCGTGATGACCAACACCGTGCCCGTCGATGCCTACCGGGGAGCGGGCCGGCCCGAGGCCACCTACCTCGTCGAGCGCATCGTGGATATGGCCGCGCACGAGCTGGGCATGGATCCGGCCGAGCTGCGCCGCAAGAACTTCATCCAGGCCGACGAGTTCCCGTACCAGACCCCGGTGGCGCTGGTGTACGACTCCGGCGACTACGAACCCGCCATGGACAAGGCCATGGGCATGATGAACTACCCGGCGCTGCGCGAGGAACAGAAGCGCATGAAGGGCAGCAACAAGGTCTTAGGCGTGGGCCTGATCACCTTCCTGGAAGCCTGCGGGCTGGCCCCCTCGGCGCTGGTCGGACAGCTGGGCGCGCAGGCCGGGCAGTGGGAAAGCAGTCTGGTGCGCGTGCATCCCACCGGCAAGGTCGAGCTGTACACCGGCTCGCACAGCCACGGGCAGGGCCACGAGACCGCCTTCCCGCAGATCGCCGCCGATGAGCTGCAGATTCCCATCGAGGACATCGACCTGATCCACGGCGACACCGGGCGGATGCCCTACGGCTGGGGCACCTACGGCTCGCGCAGCGCGGCGGTGGGCGGCTCGGCCCTGAAGATGGCCCTGCAGAAGATCACGGCGAAGATGAAGAAGATCGCCGCGCACCTGCTCGAGGCCAGCGAAGAGGACATCGAGCATGAGGGCGGCGTGTTCCGCATCAAGGGCGCGCCCGAGAAGAGCAAGAGCTTCTTCGACATCTCGCTGATGGCCCACCTAGCGCACAACTACCCGGCCGATCTGGAACCCGGCCTGGAGGCCACCGCCTTCTACGACCCCAAGAACTTCGTGTACCCCTTCGGCACCCACATCGCCGTGGTGGAGATCGACACCGACACCGGCCACGTCAAGCTGCGGAACTACGGCTGCGTGGACGACTGCGGCCCGCTGATCAACCCCCTGATCGTGGAGGGGCAGGTACACGGCGGCATCGCCCAGGGCGTGGGTCAGGCCCTGCTCGAGGACGCCGCCTACGACGAGGACGGCAACTTCCTGGCCGGCTCCTACATGGAGTACGCCATGCCGCGCGCCGACGATGTGCCCACCTTCCAGATCGACCACACCGTCACCCCCAGCCCGCACAACCCGCTGGGCGTCAAGGGCATCGGCGAGGCCGGCACCATCGCCTCCACCGCCGCCGTCGCCAGCGCCGTGATGGACGCGCTGTGGCAGGAATGCGGCATCAAGCACCTGGACATGCCCTTCACCGCCGAAAAGGTCTGGAAGGCCATCCGCGATGCCCGCAGCGACATGCCGCAGGCCGCCGACGACTGA
- a CDS encoding (2Fe-2S)-binding protein, whose protein sequence is MNVTLQVNGKSYTRDVEPRTLLVHFLREELALTGTHVGCDTSQCGACTVHIGGDAVKSCTVLAVQAQGLEVTTIEGLGTVGDLHPLQTGFWEEHGLQCGFCTPGMIMASAELLKHTPNPSEDEIRHHLEGNFCRCTGYHNIVRAVQHAAGAMAGKQATGQAADD, encoded by the coding sequence ATGAACGTCACGCTTCAGGTGAACGGCAAGTCCTATACCCGCGACGTGGAGCCCCGGACGCTCCTCGTCCACTTTCTCCGCGAGGAGCTGGCCCTGACCGGCACCCATGTCGGCTGCGACACCAGCCAGTGTGGGGCCTGCACCGTGCACATCGGCGGCGACGCCGTGAAGAGCTGCACCGTGCTGGCCGTGCAGGCCCAGGGCCTGGAGGTCACGACCATCGAGGGTCTGGGCACCGTGGGCGACCTGCACCCGCTGCAGACCGGCTTCTGGGAGGAACACGGCCTGCAGTGCGGCTTCTGCACGCCCGGCATGATCATGGCCAGCGCCGAACTCCTCAAGCACACCCCCAACCCCAGTGAAGACGAGATCCGACACCACCTGGAGGGCAATTTCTGCCGCTGCACCGGCTACCACAACATCGTGCGGGCCGTGCAGCACGCGGCGGGGGCCATGGCGGGCAAACAGGCGACCGGGCAGGCGGCGGACGACTGA
- a CDS encoding VWA domain-containing protein — protein MSLGSPLWLLLILLAGVLVYFHRQRRAQRAALVGSLHLWRRLALQSAPRARPRVRLSAALLLQGLVLALVALALARPGARPAATGGDVLLLIEAGRSMRATDVRPDRFGAAVAGALGEVEGRTSALLVADWPVPLAVNREGRAGVRAALRSATAGDGAPDWTAAARMAQAWIGGSPAGGSPRVIAYVSPGQAGAARAALRPLEATIRVIGGAAPNAAMSGFAVTAGRGGAPWALSGAVRNFGPAGKRNVTVALDGRVMAVQRLNLAANGETPFALRFTPGQGGVLSARLDASDVLPADDAAQVVLRPTAPPLRVALVGPPGTAGSAPGDPAGRGAAALPGARVTRSSALPAAGEADLLIVTDPARQPGETVPAAPVTLWLNAPQRGSRSDSVLAWDTAGALGQGVPWGDLGGVTRAPTAPWPTATALLTGRTGPLIELRREAGRTEVRVNMPLDSGAQDESGWTGTPAFPVFLSNLAHLARPDAGERTPAPCRVGQPCALPAGSRRLQLPAVDGPAPVVEGAAGASFVPWRAGIATADGQPIAVSRLAGPDADLRSGAEAERGPREAPARISWFPFGWRDSLAAAWRPLLLLALLTLIAELVLLTRSEPTLQRGRWATLSRPQRRMLALHGLAAALLLLAVLNVSLPRPGGQAASARVVLPGTADPRGSEPTVWGTSPPSPVAPTGRPDGSPAGDLAAALEVAAASLPGGTPQLLRVQEGRWPASARLPGVLARLRSQGTAVVIDPSTPALAPALTLGAFETPAEVAPGQPFAASLVVLARAAGEARLVLRRGDRVLLDSPVVLQSGLNRLALPLREDTPGTAGYVLGLSLPGQPSAGGTLQAFAATRITPAEAVLIVGPDAAARRSLGRALQIQEVSSRDLSPQQLTPALVAGARRITLLDTPAQALDPGVRAALDERVRSGGHLLLVGAAGAFGPGGYVGTTLETLSPLSGRVPRDLPRLALGLALDKSGSMNERVGGEVTKLDLIKSAALNSALLLSPQSDIAVIAFDSAPKLAVPLTRASNQAQIRAQIGRIEAEGGTVVKRALEATLKELLKSGASRKHLILLTDGVDGGIFSPEEYRRLIRRIRATGITVSTVSVGSGMHIPLMRDIALWGEGRFAQAQDWRDVPSLLARDTLDQGESAVKSGAFAARWPDGTPLTLGRYARTTLKPGATPLGQITPAQGGAAQAGAEQPADPLAATWRVGLGSVSALAALPTDAGNSLARRADFPARLAALVRGPGPLGTDDPARPTLVRDGADLVVSAPTPTLELSGPQGTWFLTLQPGERGQYQTRLYAPLPGGYSAGAGPLSAALGLPPTAQPLKTVLEEAGGSGAETLGAGWAWQETWPAFALLALLSFFAGLALRYLPERAAPRPAPVSPREAPLGMPPPG, from the coding sequence GTGAGCCTGGGCAGTCCGCTGTGGCTGCTGCTGATCCTGCTGGCCGGAGTGCTGGTCTATTTCCACCGACAGCGCCGGGCGCAGCGGGCGGCCCTGGTCGGCAGCCTGCACCTGTGGCGCCGCCTGGCCTTGCAGAGCGCCCCGAGGGCCCGGCCCAGGGTTCGCCTGAGCGCGGCCCTGCTGCTGCAGGGGCTGGTGCTGGCCCTGGTGGCGCTGGCCCTCGCCCGGCCCGGCGCCCGGCCGGCGGCGACGGGCGGGGACGTGCTGCTGCTCATTGAGGCGGGCCGCAGTATGCGCGCCACGGACGTCCGCCCCGACCGCTTCGGCGCGGCGGTGGCGGGCGCGCTGGGCGAGGTGGAGGGCCGCACGAGCGCGCTGCTGGTCGCCGACTGGCCGGTGCCGCTGGCGGTGAACCGCGAGGGCCGCGCCGGGGTGCGTGCGGCCCTGCGCTCCGCCACGGCCGGCGACGGCGCCCCGGACTGGACGGCCGCCGCCCGCATGGCCCAGGCCTGGATCGGCGGGAGCCCGGCCGGGGGATCGCCCCGCGTGATCGCCTATGTCAGCCCAGGGCAGGCCGGGGCGGCGCGGGCCGCCCTGCGCCCCCTGGAGGCCACCATTCGCGTCATCGGCGGCGCGGCCCCGAACGCGGCCATGAGCGGCTTCGCCGTGACGGCCGGCCGCGGCGGCGCTCCCTGGGCCCTCTCCGGCGCCGTGCGGAACTTCGGCCCGGCGGGCAAGAGGAACGTGACCGTGGCGCTGGACGGCCGGGTGATGGCGGTTCAGCGCCTGAACCTCGCGGCCAACGGGGAAACACCCTTCGCCCTGCGCTTCACGCCGGGTCAGGGAGGCGTGCTGAGTGCTCGCCTGGACGCCTCGGACGTCCTGCCGGCCGACGACGCCGCCCAGGTGGTGCTGCGGCCCACTGCGCCGCCCCTGCGCGTGGCCCTGGTCGGGCCGCCGGGCACGGCCGGCTCCGCTCCCGGCGACCCGGCCGGCCGGGGGGCGGCGGCGCTGCCCGGCGCCCGGGTGACCCGCTCATCGGCCTTGCCGGCCGCCGGGGAAGCCGATCTGCTGATCGTGACCGATCCGGCCCGGCAGCCCGGCGAGACGGTGCCGGCGGCGCCCGTCACGCTCTGGCTCAATGCCCCGCAGCGCGGCTCCCGGAGCGATTCGGTGCTGGCCTGGGACACCGCCGGGGCGCTGGGCCAGGGGGTGCCCTGGGGCGACCTGGGGGGCGTGACGCGGGCCCCCACGGCCCCCTGGCCCACGGCCACCGCCCTGCTGACCGGCCGAACCGGCCCCCTGATCGAGCTGCGCCGCGAGGCCGGCCGGACGGAGGTGCGGGTGAACATGCCGCTGGACTCCGGCGCGCAGGATGAAAGCGGCTGGACGGGCACGCCCGCCTTCCCGGTGTTCCTGTCGAATCTGGCCCACCTGGCCCGGCCGGACGCCGGGGAGCGCACGCCGGCGCCCTGCCGGGTCGGCCAGCCCTGCGCGCTGCCGGCGGGAAGTCGGCGGCTCCAGCTCCCGGCGGTGGACGGCCCCGCGCCGGTCGTGGAGGGCGCCGCCGGGGCCAGCTTCGTCCCCTGGCGTGCCGGGATCGCCACCGCCGACGGCCAGCCCATCGCCGTGAGCCGGCTGGCGGGGCCGGACGCCGATCTGCGGAGCGGGGCGGAGGCCGAGCGGGGGCCGAGGGAGGCCCCCGCTCGGATCAGCTGGTTTCCGTTCGGCTGGCGCGACTCCCTGGCGGCGGCCTGGCGGCCCCTGCTGCTGCTGGCTCTGCTGACCCTGATTGCCGAACTCGTGCTGCTGACCCGCTCGGAGCCCACCCTGCAGCGGGGGCGCTGGGCCACGCTGAGCCGGCCCCAGCGGCGGATGCTGGCGCTGCATGGGCTGGCCGCCGCCCTGCTGCTGCTGGCGGTGCTGAACGTGTCTCTGCCCCGGCCGGGGGGGCAGGCGGCGAGTGCGCGGGTCGTGCTGCCGGGAACGGCCGACCCGCGGGGCAGCGAGCCCACGGTCTGGGGCACGTCGCCGCCCTCGCCGGTGGCACCCACGGGCCGCCCAGACGGCAGTCCGGCCGGCGACCTCGCCGCCGCGCTGGAGGTGGCGGCCGCCTCGCTCCCCGGCGGCACCCCACAGCTCCTGCGCGTCCAGGAGGGACGCTGGCCGGCCTCCGCCCGCCTGCCCGGCGTCCTGGCGCGGCTGCGCTCGCAGGGCACCGCCGTCGTGATCGACCCTTCAACCCCCGCCCTGGCCCCGGCCCTGACGCTGGGCGCCTTCGAGACCCCGGCCGAGGTCGCGCCCGGACAGCCCTTCGCCGCCAGCCTGGTGGTGCTGGCCCGCGCGGCCGGCGAGGCCCGCCTGGTGCTGCGCCGGGGCGACCGCGTGCTCCTCGACTCGCCCGTGGTCCTGCAGTCTGGCCTGAACCGGCTGGCGCTCCCCCTGCGCGAGGACACGCCCGGCACCGCCGGCTACGTGCTGGGCCTGTCGCTGCCGGGGCAGCCCAGCGCCGGAGGCACCCTGCAGGCCTTCGCGGCCACCCGGATCACCCCGGCCGAGGCCGTCCTGATCGTCGGGCCGGACGCGGCCGCGCGGCGCAGTCTGGGACGGGCGCTGCAGATTCAGGAGGTCTCCAGCCGCGACCTGTCCCCGCAGCAGCTCACGCCGGCACTCGTGGCGGGTGCGCGGCGGATCACCCTGCTCGACACGCCCGCCCAGGCCCTCGACCCGGGGGTGCGCGCGGCGCTGGACGAGCGGGTGCGCTCGGGCGGCCACCTGCTGCTCGTCGGGGCCGCCGGGGCCTTCGGGCCGGGCGGCTACGTGGGCACCACGCTGGAGACGCTCTCGCCGCTCTCGGGCCGGGTGCCTCGTGACCTGCCGCGCCTGGCCCTGGGGCTGGCCCTGGACAAGTCGGGCTCCATGAACGAACGGGTGGGCGGCGAGGTCACCAAGCTCGACCTGATCAAGTCGGCGGCCCTGAATTCCGCCCTGCTGCTCTCCCCGCAGAGCGATATCGCGGTGATCGCCTTCGACTCGGCGCCCAAGCTGGCAGTGCCGCTGACCCGCGCCTCGAACCAGGCCCAGATCCGCGCCCAGATCGGCCGCATCGAGGCCGAGGGCGGGACGGTCGTCAAGCGCGCCCTGGAGGCGACCCTCAAGGAACTGCTGAAGTCGGGCGCCTCGCGCAAGCACCTGATTCTGCTCACCGACGGGGTGGACGGCGGCATCTTCAGCCCCGAGGAATACCGCCGGCTGATCCGCCGCATCCGCGCCACCGGCATCACGGTTTCCACGGTCAGCGTGGGCAGCGGGATGCACATCCCCCTGATGCGGGACATCGCGCTGTGGGGCGAGGGCCGCTTCGCCCAGGCGCAGGACTGGCGCGACGTGCCCAGCCTGCTGGCCCGCGACACGCTGGATCAGGGCGAGAGCGCCGTGAAATCCGGCGCCTTCGCGGCCCGCTGGCCAGACGGCACCCCGCTCACGCTGGGCCGCTACGCCCGCACCACCCTGAAGCCTGGTGCGACCCCGCTGGGCCAGATCACGCCTGCTCAGGGCGGGGCTGCTCAGGCCGGGGCTGAGCAGCCGGCCGACCCGCTGGCCGCGACCTGGCGCGTGGGCCTGGGCAGTGTGAGCGCCCTGGCGGCGCTGCCCACCGACGCCGGCAACAGCCTCGCCCGCCGCGCGGACTTCCCGGCCCGGCTCGCGGCCCTGGTGCGCGGCCCCGGCCCGCTGGGCACCGACGATCCGGCGCGTCCCACACTCGTCCGGGACGGCGCCGACCTCGTGGTCTCGGCGCCCACCCCCACCCTGGAGCTGAGCGGCCCGCAGGGAACCTGGTTCCTGACCCTCCAGCCCGGTGAACGGGGGCAGTACCAGACCCGCCTGTACGCCCCGCTCCCCGGTGGCTACAGCGCGGGAGCGGGCCCCCTGAGCGCGGCGCTGGGCCTGCCTCCCACCGCGCAGCCCCTAAAGACTGTGCTGGAAGAGGCTGGCGGCTCAGGGGCCGAGACGCTGGGCGCCGGCTGGGCATGGCAGGAGACGTGGCCTGCCTTCGCCCTGCTGGCCCTGCTGAGCTTCTTCGCGGGGCTGGCGCTGCGGTACCTGCCGGAGCGCGCCGCGCCCAGGCCAGCGCCCGTCTCGCCCCGTGAAGCGCCCCTGGGGATGCCCCCGCCTGGCTGA
- a CDS encoding DUF58 domain-containing protein, giving the protein MRLPPAVQQELARRRLVTTGRARAQGGAGERPSRAKGAGLEFADHRPYQPGDDIRALDAQVTARLGTPVVREYVVHQQLPVLVVLDASASMGTGSPRKFELAQQLAAALAYAGLSGGDSVQAVTFGEGVETCGRMQGVNRATELLGWLGRARPGGSVTLHQAVTHAAARAPRGALVILVGDFLGDLDPQALRHAHSRAQEVLAVQVLAPDELDPAPLGRGLTRLEDAEGEGSLSVVLDSATLDAYRRALGDWNAALAALLGRHGGRLVQVRSDQAVQQVILREFLARGVIR; this is encoded by the coding sequence ATGCGGCTGCCGCCTGCCGTGCAGCAGGAACTCGCCCGGCGCCGACTGGTCACCACCGGCCGGGCGCGGGCACAGGGCGGTGCGGGTGAGCGGCCCTCGCGCGCCAAGGGGGCGGGGCTGGAGTTCGCGGATCACCGCCCGTACCAGCCCGGCGACGATATTCGCGCGCTGGACGCCCAGGTGACCGCGCGGCTGGGCACCCCGGTCGTGCGGGAGTACGTGGTGCACCAGCAGCTTCCTGTGCTGGTCGTGCTGGACGCCAGCGCCAGCATGGGCACCGGCTCGCCCCGCAAGTTCGAGCTGGCCCAGCAGCTGGCCGCCGCCCTGGCCTACGCGGGACTGTCGGGGGGCGACTCCGTGCAGGCCGTGACCTTCGGCGAGGGCGTGGAGACCTGCGGGCGGATGCAGGGGGTCAACCGGGCCACGGAGCTGCTGGGCTGGCTGGGCCGAGCCCGTCCGGGCGGCAGCGTGACCCTGCATCAGGCCGTGACCCACGCGGCGGCCCGCGCGCCACGCGGCGCCCTGGTGATCCTGGTCGGGGATTTCCTGGGCGACCTCGACCCGCAGGCGCTGCGGCACGCCCACAGCCGCGCGCAGGAGGTGCTGGCGGTACAGGTGCTCGCCCCGGACGAACTCGATCCGGCGCCGCTGGGGCGCGGCCTGACCCGCCTGGAGGACGCCGAGGGCGAGGGCAGCCTGAGCGTGGTGCTGGACAGCGCCACCCTGGACGCCTACCGCCGCGCCCTGGGCGACTGGAACGCGGCGCTGGCGGCCCTGCTGGGCCGGCACGGGGGCCGGCTGGTTCAGGTGCGCTCCGACCAGGCGGTGCAGCAGGTCATCCTGCGGGAATTCCTGGCGCGGGGTGTGATCCGCTGA
- a CDS encoding AAA family ATPase produces MSEAAPPVSPQPPSADPAGTLNRLDALLEALGRAREATSAVVVGQEEVVGQVLVALLAGGHVLLEGAPGMGKTLLVRTIADAFGLELGRVQFTPDLMPADITGTLVLSPDERGVNALTFMPGPIFAQLLLADEVNRATPKTQSALLEAMQEGTVTVAGTVRELPRPFFVLATQNPIEQEGTYLLPEAQMDRFFFRVDVPFPDVGTLERIVGQTTGLRQARAPQCLSPADLLDAQQVVRALPVSPDVVGAVSRLVVSTQPSRPESGPEVRRYVRFGVSPRGAQTLILAAKAQAMLSGRAHVAPQDVRAVLLPALRHRLQLNFEGVAEGIDRDALLRGLLGAQGL; encoded by the coding sequence ATGAGTGAAGCCGCGCCCCCCGTCTCTCCCCAGCCGCCTTCCGCCGACCCGGCGGGCACCCTGAACCGCCTCGACGCCCTGCTGGAAGCGCTGGGCCGCGCGCGGGAGGCGACCAGCGCGGTCGTGGTGGGGCAGGAGGAGGTGGTGGGGCAGGTGCTGGTGGCTCTGCTCGCCGGCGGCCACGTGCTGCTGGAGGGCGCGCCCGGCATGGGTAAGACCCTGCTGGTTCGCACCATCGCGGACGCCTTCGGGCTGGAGCTGGGGCGCGTGCAGTTCACGCCGGATCTGATGCCGGCCGACATCACCGGCACGCTGGTGCTCAGCCCGGACGAGCGCGGAGTGAATGCGCTGACCTTCATGCCCGGCCCGATCTTCGCGCAGCTGCTGCTGGCCGACGAGGTCAACCGCGCCACGCCCAAGACCCAGTCGGCGCTGCTGGAGGCCATGCAGGAGGGCACGGTGACGGTGGCCGGCACGGTGCGCGAGCTGCCCCGGCCGTTCTTCGTCCTGGCGACCCAGAATCCCATCGAGCAGGAGGGCACCTACCTGCTGCCCGAGGCGCAGATGGACCGCTTCTTCTTCCGCGTGGACGTGCCCTTTCCGGACGTGGGCACGCTGGAGCGCATCGTGGGCCAGACGACCGGGCTGCGCCAGGCACGCGCTCCACAGTGCCTGAGCCCCGCCGACCTGCTGGACGCGCAGCAGGTGGTGCGCGCGCTGCCGGTCTCGCCGGATGTGGTGGGGGCGGTCTCGCGGCTGGTGGTCTCGACCCAGCCCAGCCGGCCCGAGAGTGGCCCGGAGGTGCGCCGCTACGTGCGCTTCGGCGTCAGCCCGCGCGGGGCGCAGACCCTGATCCTGGCGGCCAAGGCCCAGGCCATGCTCTCGGGCCGCGCGCACGTCGCCCCGCAGGATGTGCGCGCGGTGCTGCTTCCGGCCCTGCGCCACCGTCTGCAGCTGAACTTCGAGGGTGTGGCCGAGGGCATTGACCGGGACGCCCTGCTGCGTGGCCTGCTGGGCGCCCAGGGCCTGTAG
- a CDS encoding ABC transporter ATP-binding protein, with protein MTGQRAGGVGVNFGDVGVSFAAPQAPREVLRGVTFQAAAGEILALVGRSGCGKSTLLNLAAGLGAPSAGQIRFTAPPRIGYVFQDARLLPWLTLARNLELVCPPEFHPDIPAALARVGLAGRGDDLPAQLSLGMAQRAAVARALVIRPDVLLLDEPCGALDELTAAELRAELAGLLRLQPATTLLVTHHPGEAVLLADRVLVLGGSPTRITQVLEVPLPRPRDPDDPAALPLLRELRGLLRAASPATDPVGAA; from the coding sequence ATGACGGGCCAGCGGGCGGGGGGCGTCGGTGTGAATTTCGGCGACGTGGGGGTGAGCTTTGCCGCGCCCCAGGCGCCCCGCGAGGTGCTGCGCGGCGTGACCTTTCAGGCGGCGGCCGGCGAGATCCTGGCGCTGGTGGGGCGCAGCGGCTGTGGCAAGAGCACGCTGCTGAATCTGGCCGCCGGCCTGGGCGCTCCCAGCGCCGGACAGATCCGCTTCACCGCGCCCCCACGCATCGGTTACGTGTTTCAGGACGCCCGGCTGCTGCCCTGGCTGACCCTGGCCCGCAACCTGGAACTCGTGTGCCCCCCCGAATTCCACCCCGATATTCCCGCCGCCCTGGCGCGGGTGGGACTGGCCGGCCGGGGCGACGACCTGCCCGCCCAGCTCTCGCTGGGGATGGCGCAGCGCGCGGCGGTGGCGCGCGCCCTGGTGATCCGCCCGGACGTGCTGCTGCTCGACGAGCCCTGCGGAGCGCTGGACGAACTCACGGCGGCCGAGCTGCGGGCCGAACTGGCGGGGCTGCTGCGCCTGCAACCCGCCACGACCCTGCTGGTCACCCACCATCCGGGCGAGGCCGTGCTGCTGGCCGACCGGGTGCTGGTGCTGGGGGGCTCGCCGACCCGCATCACGCAGGTGCTGGAAGTGCCCCTGCCGCGCCCCCGTGACCCGGACGACCCCGCCGCGCTGCCCCTGCTGCGGGAGCTGCGTGGACTCCTGCGGGCGGCCAGCCCGGCGACCGACCCGGTGGGTGCCGCGTGA
- a CDS encoding ABC transporter permease, protein MTPDRSAGVRSAPASRPRRLRAVARVPDARLWPVLGGLSLLLGWLGLTWALGADTFPGPGDTLAFLGREAQRGAIWGHVGITLWRVLVAFALALLLGAPLGWWLGHSPRLAAFAAPWLAVGLTLPRILILLAAYLIVGLNEWAIILAITLILLPTVAVQVREGVRGLNPRLYEMASAFRLSPAATLRSVTLPQLTPTLLGTARVTLSLAWKMVVFGEVFGRSSGVGYMIAFYFQQFEMRGILAYGLVMTLVLSALDGVLALLSARSVAWQTPARPALETE, encoded by the coding sequence TTGACTCCTGACCGCTCCGCTGGTGTGCGCTCCGCCCCCGCCTCCCGCCCGCGCCGGCTCCGCGCGGTGGCCCGCGTCCCGGACGCGCGGCTGTGGCCGGTGCTCGGCGGGCTGTCGCTGCTGCTGGGCTGGCTGGGCCTGACCTGGGCGCTGGGGGCCGACACCTTCCCCGGCCCCGGCGACACCCTGGCCTTCCTGGGCCGCGAGGCGCAGCGGGGCGCGATCTGGGGGCACGTGGGCATCACACTCTGGCGGGTGCTGGTGGCCTTCGCGCTGGCCCTGCTGCTGGGCGCGCCGCTGGGCTGGTGGCTGGGGCACTCGCCCCGGCTGGCGGCCTTCGCGGCGCCCTGGCTGGCGGTCGGCCTGACCCTGCCGCGCATCCTGATCCTGCTCGCCGCCTACCTGATCGTGGGCCTCAACGAATGGGCCATCATCCTGGCGATCACGCTGATCCTGCTGCCCACCGTGGCGGTGCAGGTGCGCGAGGGGGTGCGCGGCCTGAACCCCCGGCTCTACGAGATGGCCAGTGCCTTCCGGCTCTCGCCCGCCGCCACCCTGCGCTCGGTGACCCTGCCGCAGCTGACGCCCACCCTGCTGGGCACCGCCCGCGTGACCCTCTCGCTGGCCTGGAAGATGGTGGTGTTCGGCGAGGTCTTCGGGCGCAGCAGCGGCGTGGGCTACATGATCGCCTTCTATTTCCAGCAGTTCGAGATGCGCGGCATCCTGGCCTACGGTCTGGTCATGACGCTGGTGCTCTCGGCGCTGGACGGCGTGCTGGCGCTGCTCAGTGCGCGCAGCGTGGCGTGGCAGACCCCGGCCCGCCCGGCGCTGGAGACCGAATGA